TGAAAAGCACATTAAAAGACTGTGAAAGCCATAGAAACAATCATAATTGTAAATAATAGGCTGCTGAGCTGTTAACCTTATGTGGAATAGCTTGTGTTGGCTAGTTTTATACTGAACTGAACATGAGAGTTTGAAAGTCGTGATACCGTGAGGACCCTACAGGGCACTTCATCAccttttctccactggaagggcaccctGGGGTGCaatttgttatgttttcttgCACACTGGGCCACCATAGAGGGgactttatcatgttttatctaCCATACGGGCATCaatggcattttttaaaatagccCCCTAGTCCACCAATGATTTCAACTTTAGAAATGACTTGATTTAAGGTGAAAGAATGCTCTAACAacttccttttgtcttttttctttagaACATCCAATCGCAATGATTatataatgtttaaatgttcATTCAAGGAGGGTGGGAGGGGCACAGAGTTACGGGATCCATGCAGAGAGGGGTGGGAAACAGAAGAGTGGAGGGGCGCGCCTCTCCTTTCCAAAATCGTCTGACCGCCCGGTCCTGCCCAGAGTtcattcctctcctccctttcttcaAGACCGTGCGTAATGGTAGAGCGGAGAATGAACTCTCTAGCGAAATGGGCGCTCATCCTCTTTGTCCTGGTCTCCATCATTCTCAACATCGTCCTGATTGGCATCCACTCCAGCAGGGCTCCCAAATGTTCCGCTCAGCGTATCCATCCGCTGCGGGACAAACACAACGAGCGCAGCCTCGTGTTTGCTGACCTTACCCGGGAGGAGTACTTGCAGGTCCAGCAGTACATGCTCAAGCAGAAAGACTTGGACATATCCACCAACCAGATCACCAAGCCATCGGAAAACTTCTTGTTTTTAATAGACCTATCTCTGCCAAAGAAAGCGGACGCGCTGGCTTACTTGGACAGGAAAGCCGCTAAGCCGATGAGAGAGGCGACGGTGGTGGTCTTCCACGGAGCCCAAGGCTACATTAAGGAGTACGTAGTGGGGCCTCTTCCCAAGCCGACATACCACAGAGATGTCACCAAGGAGAGGTACAAGATGGAGCTGCCTATCAATGCGCGCACGGTCACCATCGGGGAATACGCCttgctttttcagtttttggagGATAAGGTCTTCTCCAAGCTGGAGAAACTCATGAAAGAGAGCTTCGACGTGGGTCTGGATAAAAGGTTGAATGCGTTTGAGCAGATGCCTCGCGGAGTCCGATCCGGGGACAGAAAGACCTGGGTATCTTTCTTCAGGGATATGAGCGGCATGTACATCCACCCGGTGGGCTTTGAGGTGCTGGTCAACCATGAAAGCGTAAACGCGTTCGAATGGAGAGTGGAGAGGCTGCTTTATAACGGTCAATACTTCGACACCGTAGAAGAACTTCAACAGAAATATGATACTGGGTCTATTAAGAAAATAGTTTACAAGGAGTCGCCTGACTATGGTTCACTGAAACCCAGGCACAAACCTCTGCAGATGGGCCCGCAGCTGTTTTACGCAGACGGGAAGCGCTACAGCGTCAGCAACAACCACGTCCTGTACCTGGACTGGAGCTTCGCCTTCGGGCTCAGTTCTCTCACGGGCATGAGGGTGTTTGATGTGCGTTTCAAGGGTGAGAGGATAGCCTACGAGCTGAGCGTGCAGGAGGCCATGTCGGTGTACGGTTCAGTTACTCCGGGGATGATCTTGACCAAGTTTCTGGACTCGAGTATTGGGATAGGGCGCTTCGCACACGAACTGGTGCGTGGCGTAGATTGCCCCCACGATGCCACCTACGTGGACACATACCGCTATATCGATGTCCCAGCCCCGGTCAGATTTAGGAATTCAATCTGCGTCTTTGAGCACAACATGGGTCAACCCCTGAGGAGACACTTCTCTGACTTTTTCCACAACAGTTACGGGGGGATGGTGAACAGCGCCCTGGTGTTCAGGACGATCACAGCTATAGGAAACTATGATTACATATGGGATTTCATCTTCTACCAGAGCGGATCAGTGGAGGCCAGGGTGCATGCCACCGGCTACATCTCCTCTTCTTACCTGGTGGACGGTAGTCTGAAACACGGACACCAGGTGGCAGAGAAGGTGCTGGGGAACATCCACACCCACTTTATCAACTTCAAGGTGGACCTGGATGTGTTGGGTGAGTGTCAGTATTTAAAGCTGTTTATCTGTGCAGGGCAGAGACCAATATAGAGCTGGGCaatatgggaaaaaaaaaatcctaatctAAATAAAAAGTTCCTCTACCACAAAGAGAAGACTCTGATATCATATCACTGTATCTGTGtagttatgaaaaaaaaaatcatgccTCCATCCTGGCCATTTCAAGACCAGGGCCATAGCCAGGATGTGGTCATGAGTTCAAGGCCCCCACAACCCACCAAAAATCTTGACCAAACACCAAAGATGTGGGAGGTAACTATCAGCTCAACAGCAAAATTATGCTTTGCATATAGGTTAATCCCGTCATGGTGACTTTTACCAATATGGTAGTTTTGCAACAGTGCACACATATTTTGGAATATAAGGTGTGTCTTATGGTTAGTGAAAATAGGCACATTTAATATAGCCAAGGGAGATTCTTAACAGAACAAATTTGGGATTTGGTTTCCAACCATTGATGAGAAACTGGTCAACTAGACTTTTCTTCCTCAGTGATCCCTAAACAGGCATCAAAAGTACTGTTGATTTTCTACAAGGCATCTGATTGTCTCTATTTGATTTCCCATGCAGGCCTAAAGCTCTCTGGCTGCTATAGAGTAAAAACTAGATGATTCTTAGCCTTTTATCAGTAGGTGATGTGACAACATGGACCCCAAATAGatgtgaaaaaatgaaaaagtgatgCCTTTGATGTCCACGCTTTAAAAAGGAACAGGGATTAACCACTATCAGTTACAGAAGTTGGCTGTGTGTCCATTGTGGTTTGATTtgaattctctgtgggtttatcactaTGAAAAACCCCTTTCACATCAAACAGTCATTTGGTCCATTGTAGACATAAAAATCTAGTACAGCTTCAAattcgtttaaaaaaaaaagccacctGACATGGATCTACAGGAGCATCAAAAAGCCCAATGCAGCTCTGTTTTGGCTTGGAAActacaacagaaaacaagtattattacaaacattttttcatcatttccttTGCAGGAATGAAGAATGTTTTCCAGACCAAAGACATGGAATATGTCAATGTGTCGCTGCCATGGATGTCTGATCACTACGCTACGGTTCCTCAGTTGGTGGAGAAGCAGCTCAAAACAGAACAGGTCTGCTTTTATCTTCCTATCACTTCCTTTAAATATTCACTTGCATTTAGGTTTCATTTAACAACATTTAGAGAAGAGTATAGGAATGAGTAACAGTGTGCAACAAAAGTTCATGAACTACATTCTGGCTTTTGACGTTGTGGAGACAGCATGAAGTGTTCTCTGCAAAGTAATGTCTTAcagtgttatttttgtaaatgtctGTGGACAGCATTATTGGATATTGACCAATTTGGTCCAATTTATCACTGTTATTTACATGCATTACTTCTAAAATGAAGGGTTTTATTCCAAAATACCTTTGCATTAAGCCAAATAATAGTTAACTGACCATTAAAAAACATCATTtctaaatacatgttttattatCCAGGGGTTTGTGAAAGTAACAAGCTATGATTATATATTGTAATTTATACGTCTGTTGTACACATTAGCAACCTCATACTCACACCACAGGTAGAATTTTATTAGATGTACTTGTTGCATACATTTGTATAATTATAAGGGGAAATATTTTCTTGAAACTGTTTAGCACTGTAATGCTGTAAAATATACTGTTGAGTATATATTAATACAACCCATTTATTACAGGTGTTGACATGAACATATGCCCCACATTAGTAATTAATTGttaaagtgaaaattaaaagttcaagtgaaaaaagtgtatttctgCTAAAGCATACATGTCTGTTCTGTAAGTCACatttcctgtgttctcctttaaGAAAAAATCAGAAcccaaaagggagaaatttaaattatatattttttggtttcatgatggagCTCAGCATCTGTATGTTAACCAGCCAGATGGCCAGTAGTTCTCTGTCTACATAGATAGTGAACTTGTTTTAATATAGCCAATCAAATCCTGTCATTTTAAACTGGAATAAATAAAGCAGTAATGTAACCATCAGAGGCAGAAGGTCACACTGACTACCAGCCAGACAGCAGACTACAACACTACACTGGCGCCAcagacattaaagctgcact
This genomic interval from Siniperca chuatsi isolate FFG_IHB_CAS linkage group LG21, ASM2008510v1, whole genome shotgun sequence contains the following:
- the aoc2 gene encoding retina-specific copper amine oxidase isoform X1, translated to MVERRMNSLAKWALILFVLVSIILNIVLIGIHSSRAPKCSAQRIHPLRDKHNERSLVFADLTREEYLQVQQYMLKQKDLDISTNQITKPSENFLFLIDLSLPKKADALAYLDRKAAKPMREATVVVFHGAQGYIKEYVVGPLPKPTYHRDVTKERYKMELPINARTVTIGEYALLFQFLEDKVFSKLEKLMKESFDVGLDKRLNAFEQMPRGVRSGDRKTWVSFFRDMSGMYIHPVGFEVLVNHESVNAFEWRVERLLYNGQYFDTVEELQQKYDTGSIKKIVYKESPDYGSLKPRHKPLQMGPQLFYADGKRYSVSNNHVLYLDWSFAFGLSSLTGMRVFDVRFKGERIAYELSVQEAMSVYGSVTPGMILTKFLDSSIGIGRFAHELVRGVDCPHDATYVDTYRYIDVPAPVRFRNSICVFEHNMGQPLRRHFSDFFHNSYGGMVNSALVFRTITAIGNYDYIWDFIFYQSGSVEARVHATGYISSSYLVDGSLKHGHQVAEKVLGNIHTHFINFKVDLDVLGMKNVFQTKDMEYVNVSLPWMSDHYATVPQLVEKQLKTEQEAALRYDTKTPRYLHIASNKTNRWGHQRSYRLQVFSFTGDHLPENQAEERAMSWARYKVAITKHKDLEQTSCSLYSQNNIWTPAVDFSKYIEDNESIEDEDLVAWVTTGFLHIPHSEDIPNTVTVGNGGGVLLRPHNYFDEDPSIHSADGVYIGPGTEDSCDNNRMACLAQETCSPVIEPFTYHGFDGVMKFEDWV
- the aoc2 gene encoding retina-specific copper amine oxidase isoform X2, producing MVERRMNSLAKWALILFVLVSIILNIVLIGIHSSRAPKCSAQRIHPLRDKHNERSLVFADLTREEYLQVQQYMLKQKDLDISTNQITKPSENFLFLIDLSLPKKADALAYLDRKAAKPMREATVVVFHGAQGYIKEYVVGPLPKPTYHRDVTKERYKMELPINARTVTIGEYALLFQFLEDKVFSKLEKLMKESFDVGLDKRLNAFEQMPRGVRSGDRKTWVSFFRDMSGMYIHPVGFEVLVNHESVNAFEWRVERLLYNGQYFDTVEELQQKYDTGSIKKIVYKESPDYGSLKPRHKPLQMGPQLFYADGKRYSVSNNHVLYLDWSFAFGLSSLTGMRVFDVRFKGERIAYELSVQEAMSVYGSVTPGMILTKFLDSSIGIGRFAHELVRGVDCPHDATYVDTYRYIDVPAPVRFRNSICVFEHNMGQPLRRHFSDFFHNSYGGMVNSALVFRTITAIGNYDYIWDFIFYQSGSVEARVHATGYISSSYLVDGSLKHGHQVAEKVLGNIHTHFINFKVDLDVLGMKNVFQTKDMEYVNVSLPWMSDHYATVPQLVEKQLKTEQIQGRCPQEDALRVLRPFSQLRMTSGWEPKHLDSENSVQMTTTETFSTMEHSWTNEGLHRPLS